The following coding sequences lie in one Anas acuta chromosome 17, bAnaAcu1.1, whole genome shotgun sequence genomic window:
- the UFD1 gene encoding ubiquitin recognition factor in ER-associated degradation protein 1 isoform X1 yields the protein MFSFNMFDHPIPRVFQNRFSTQYRCFSVSMLAGPNDRSDVEKGGKIIMPPSALDQLSRLNITYPMLFKLTNKNSDRMTHCGVLEFVADEGICYLPHWMMQNLLLEEGGLVQVESVNLQVATYSKFQPQSPDFLDITNPKAVLENALRNFACLTTGDVIAINYNEKIYELRVMETKPDKAVSIIECDMNVDFDAPLGYKEPERSAQHEDTADVEADHSGYVSDVGFRAFSGSGNRLDGKKKGVEPSPSPIKPGDIRRGIPNYDFKIGRITFIRNSRPLVKKVEEDESGSRFIAFSGEGQSLRKKGRKP from the exons atG TTCTCCTTCAACATGTTCGACCACCCGATCCCACGCGTGTTCCAGAACCGCTTCTCCACGCAGTACCGCTGCTTCTCCGTGTCCATGCTGGCCGGGCCGAATGACAGGTCAGATGTGGAGAAAGGCGGGAAGA taaTTATGCCACCTTCTGCTCTGGATCAACTCA GCCGACTTAATATTACTTACCCGATGCTATTTAAGCTGACGAATAAAAATTCAGACCGAATGACACACTGTGGAGTGCTCGAGTTTGTGGCTGATGAGGGCATATGTTACCTGCCACACTGG ATGATGCAGAACTTGCTGCTGGAAGAGGGAGGCCTGGTACAAGTGGAGAGTGTTAATCTTCAAGTTGCTACTTACTCGAAATTTCAGCCACAGAGTCCTGATTTTCTTGACATCACCAACCCCAAAGCTGT ATTAGAAAATGCATTGAGAAACTTTGCTTGTCTAACTACTGGGGACGTTATTGCCATCAACTACAATGAGAAG ATCTACGAGCTTCGGGTAATGGAGACCAAACCAGATAAGGCTGTGTCCATCATAGAATGTGATATGAAT GTGGATTTTGATGCTCCTTTGGGGTACAAAGAACCAGAAAGAAGTGCACAACATGAAGATACCGCA GATGTTGAAGCAGACCACAGTGGATATGTGAGTGACGTAGGATTTCGT GCATTCTCTGGTTCTGGGAACAGATTGGATGGCAAGAAGAAAGGTGTTGAGCCTAGTCCATCACCAATTAAACCAGGAGATATTCGAAG aggAATACCCAACTATGACTTCAAGATTGGTAGAATCACGTTCATTAGAAACTCACGTCCACTCGTTAAGAAAGTTGAAGAG
- the UFD1 gene encoding ubiquitin recognition factor in ER-associated degradation protein 1 isoform X2, with protein MTVIMPPSALDQLSRLNITYPMLFKLTNKNSDRMTHCGVLEFVADEGICYLPHWMMQNLLLEEGGLVQVESVNLQVATYSKFQPQSPDFLDITNPKAVLENALRNFACLTTGDVIAINYNEKIYELRVMETKPDKAVSIIECDMNVDFDAPLGYKEPERSAQHEDTADVEADHSGYVSDVGFRAFSGSGNRLDGKKKGVEPSPSPIKPGDIRRGIPNYDFKIGRITFIRNSRPLVKKVEEDESGSRFIAFSGEGQSLRKKGRKP; from the exons ATGACAG taaTTATGCCACCTTCTGCTCTGGATCAACTCA GCCGACTTAATATTACTTACCCGATGCTATTTAAGCTGACGAATAAAAATTCAGACCGAATGACACACTGTGGAGTGCTCGAGTTTGTGGCTGATGAGGGCATATGTTACCTGCCACACTGG ATGATGCAGAACTTGCTGCTGGAAGAGGGAGGCCTGGTACAAGTGGAGAGTGTTAATCTTCAAGTTGCTACTTACTCGAAATTTCAGCCACAGAGTCCTGATTTTCTTGACATCACCAACCCCAAAGCTGT ATTAGAAAATGCATTGAGAAACTTTGCTTGTCTAACTACTGGGGACGTTATTGCCATCAACTACAATGAGAAG ATCTACGAGCTTCGGGTAATGGAGACCAAACCAGATAAGGCTGTGTCCATCATAGAATGTGATATGAAT GTGGATTTTGATGCTCCTTTGGGGTACAAAGAACCAGAAAGAAGTGCACAACATGAAGATACCGCA GATGTTGAAGCAGACCACAGTGGATATGTGAGTGACGTAGGATTTCGT GCATTCTCTGGTTCTGGGAACAGATTGGATGGCAAGAAGAAAGGTGTTGAGCCTAGTCCATCACCAATTAAACCAGGAGATATTCGAAG aggAATACCCAACTATGACTTCAAGATTGGTAGAATCACGTTCATTAGAAACTCACGTCCACTCGTTAAGAAAGTTGAAGAG
- the CDC45 gene encoding cell division control protein 45 homolog, protein MFVSDCRRDFYERIVSQRVLLLVASDVDALCACKILQALFQCDHVQYTLVPVSGWQELETAFLEHKDQFKYFVLINCGANVDLLEILQPEEDTFFFICDSHRPINVVNVYNETQIKLLVKPDDDLDVPAYDDIFRDEEEEEEESEAESDGSEPSDKRRRFEEEVIERTMKRRQRREWEARRREILFDYEQYEYHGTSSAMVMFDLAWMMSKDLNDMLWWAIVGLTDQWVQDKITQMKYVTDIGILQRHVSRHNHRNEDEENSLSIDCMRIAFEYDLRLALYQHWSLYESLCNTSYTSANLKLWSVQGQKRLQEFLADMGLPLKQVKQKFNSMDISLKENLKEMIEESASKFGMKDLRVQTFSIHFGFKNKFLASDIVYATASLMESIEKEGPETTNFIKALDSLSRGNLDKLHQGLDLAKKQLRAIQQTVASCICTNLVISQGPFLYCSLMEGTPDVRLFSKPVSLCLLSKYLLKSFVCSTKNKRCKLLPLIMAAPMDVEQGTVIMVGIPPETESSDKKNFFGRAFEKAAESTNSRTLHNHFDMSIIELKTEDRSKFLDALISLLS, encoded by the exons atgttCGTGTCCGACTGCCGCCGGGACTTCTACGAGCGCATCGTCAGCCAG CGTGTTCTTCTTCTTGTGGCTTCAGATGTTGATGCACTTTGTGCGTGTAAAATACTCCAA GCTTTATTTCAATGTGACCATGTGCAATATACGCTAGTCCCAGTGTCTGGATGGCAAGAACTTGAAACTGCCTTTCTTGAGCATAAAgatcag ttcaaatattttgttcttattaATTGTGGTGCCAATGTAGACCTGTTGGAGATCTTGCAGCCTGAagaagacactttttttttcatttgcgACAGCCACAGACCTATCAATGTTGTGAATGTTTACAATGAGACACAG ATTAAGCTGTTGGTTAAACCAGATGATGATCTTGATGTTCCTGCTTATGATGATATCTTCagagatgaagaggaagaagaagaggagtCAGAGGCTGAAAGTGATGGGTCAGAACCTTCAGATAAGCGTAGACGTTTTGAAGAG GAGGTAATTGAGAGAACGATGAAAAGACGCCAAAGAAGAGAATGGGAGGCACGCAG aCGTGAAATTCTTTTTGATTACGAACAGTATGAATACCATGGGACCTCA TCTGCAATGGTGATGTTTGATCTGGCATGGATGATGTCTAAAGACTTGAATGACATGTTGTG GTGGGCTATTGTTGGCCTAACAGATCAATGGGTCCAAGACAAAATCACTCA aaTGAAGTATGTGACTGATATTGGAATTCTGCAGCGTCACGTGTCTCGCCATAACCACCGCAATGAGGATGAAGAAAATTCTCTGTCAATTGACTGCATGCGAATAGCATTTGAATATGA TCTCCGCCTGGCACTTTATCAGCACTGGTCTCTGTATGAAAGTCTCTGTAATACTTCGTATACCTCTGCTAACCTTAAGCTTTGGTCTGTACAAGGGCAGAAGAGGCTACAGGAGTTCTTGGCTGACATGGG tTTGCCTTTGAAGCAAGTGAAACAGAAGTTTAATTCCATGGacatttctttgaaagaaaatcttaaGGAAATGATTGAAGAATCTGCAAGCAAGTTTGg AATGAAGGATTTAAGAGTTCAGACCTTCAGCATTCACTTTGGCTTTAAGAACAAGTTCTTAGCAAGTGATATAGTTTATGCAACAGCTTCTCTCATGGAGAGTATAGAGAAAGAAGGGCCCGAAACAACTAACTTCATTAAAGCTTTGGACAGTCTCTCCAG GGGTAACCTGGACAAACTGCACCAAGGACTGGACCTAGCCAAAAAGCAGTTACGAGCCATTCAGCAGACAGTAGCAAGCTGTATTTGCACCAACCTCGTAATTTCTCAAGGGCCTTTTCTCTACTGCTCACTCATGGAG GGAACACCAGATGTGAGGCTGTTTTCCAAACCAGTGTCTCTGTGCCTGCTCAGTAAATACTTGCTCAAATCTTTTGTTTGCTCT ACGAAAAACAAGCGCTGTAAACTGCTGCCTCTGATAATGGCTGCACCAATGGATGTTGAACAGGGAACTGTGATCATGGTGGGGATTCCTCCAGAGACAGAAAGTTCTGATAAAAAGAA CTTTTTTGGAAGAGCTTTTGAGAAAGCTGCGGAAAGTACCAACTCCAGGACTTTACATAACCATTTTGACATGTCAA tAATTGAATTGAAAACAGAAGATCGGAGCAAATTTCTGGATGCACTCATTTCTCTCCTGTCATAA